Proteins found in one Choloepus didactylus isolate mChoDid1 chromosome 25, mChoDid1.pri, whole genome shotgun sequence genomic segment:
- the MED26 gene encoding mediator of RNA polymerase II transcription subunit 26 isoform X2, with translation MVAVLEVISSLEKYPITKEALEETRLGKLINDVRKKTKNEELAKRAKKLLRSWQKLIEPVHQNEAGLRGLVGATGAANGGAHNCRPEGVAAGGPPGTHDLKSRHDVQRLPGQRLDRMGGRKRRGDQRHPGLPPKAVKAGHEPLAPNSSPLPTNGISGSPESFPGPLDGGGHLGPEGSRLEPGEEKPGSKIPVHAVRPHTSSPPGPGKPPAPCLQTKAAALQQRDRGDESPGPPHHPRGPPRCSFSPRNSRPEGPLARQQSPSLPKGSVPSTSPRPQPLGTPQVPSPLPLAHPSTPPIRRLEPPPSAESPGRWLDQPEGQQRLGGLACKVGLLTDPPRAGFSPDSRADSDAASSGGSDSKKKKRYRPRDYTVNLDGQVAEAGVKPVRLKERKLTFDPMTRQIKPLAQKEPVQVASPAPSEPPRTERDRPEAKAGLQSPFEQTNWKELSRNEIIQSYLSRQSSLLSSSGAQTPGAHHFMSEYLKQEESSRRGASQTHVLAPHSPPSHLPGVTREVTQDDLVRIQAHPWPGVNGCRDTQGNWYDWTQCISLDPHGDNGRLNILPYVCWD, from the exons ATGGTGGCAGTGCTGGAAGTCATCTCCAGCTTGGAGAAGTACCCAATTACCAAAGAGGCCCTGGAG GAGACACGACTCGGGAAGCTCATCAACGACGTCCGCAAGAAGACAAAGAACGAGGAGCTTGCCAAGAGGGCCAAGAAGCTGCTGCGGAGCTGGCAGAAGCTCATCGAGCCTGTGCACCAGAATGAGGCGGGGCTGCGCGGGCTGGTGGGTGCCACGGGTGCGGCCAATGGGGGTGCACACAACTGCCGGCCGGAGGGCGTGGCAGCTGGCGGGCCCCCGGGCACCCATGACCTGAAGAGCCGCCACGACGTCCAGAGGCTGCCTGGGCAGAGGCTCGACCGGATGGGTGGCCGCAAGCGCCGGGGCGACCAGCGCCACCCCGGGCTGCCCCCCAAAGCCGTCAAGGCCGGCCacgagcccctggcccccaactCCTCCCCCCTGCCCACCAACGGGATCAGTGGGAGCCCTGAGAGCTTCCCAGGCCCCCTGGACGGCGGTGGGCATCTGGGGCCCGAGGGCAGCCGCCTGGAGCCGGGCGAGGAGAAGCCCGGCAGCAAGATCCCCGTCCATGCCGTGCGGCCACACACCAGCTCGCCCCCCGGGCCGGGCAAGCCCCCCGCGCCCTGCCTGCAGACGAAGGCTGCGGCACTGCAGCAGCGGGACAGGGGGGATGAGAGCCCAGGGCCCCCCCACCACCCCAGAGGGCCTCCCCGCTGCTCCTTCAGTCCCCGGAACTCACGGCCTGAGGGCCCCCTGGCCCGGCAGCAGAGCCCGTCCCTGCCCAAGGGCTCTGTGCCCAGCACCTCACCACGGCCCCAGCCGCTGGGCACACCACAGGTGCCGTCACCGCTCCCACTGGCCCACCCATCCACGCCCCCCATCCGGCGGCTGGAGCCGCCACCGAGCGCCGAGAGCCCAGGCCGCTGGCTGGACCAGCCCGAGGGCCAGCAGCGGCTGGGGGGGCTGGCCTGCAAGGTGGGGCTGCTCACAGACCCGCCGCGGGCCGGCTTCTCCCCGGACTCTAGGGCGGACAGCGACGCGGCCTCCTCGGGGGGCTCGGACAGCAAAAAGAAGAAGAGGTACCGGCCCCGCGACTATACCGTGAACTTGGACGGCCAGGTGGCCGAGGCGGGGGTCAAGCCCGTCCGGTTAAAAGAGCGGAAACTCACCTTTGATCCCATGACGAGACAGATCAAACCTCTGGCCCAGAAAGAGCCCGTGCAGGTGGCCAGCCCAGCGCCCTCAGAGCCGCCCCGGACAGAGCGGGACAGGCCGGAGGCCAAGGCTGGCCTGCAGAGCCCCTTCGAGCAGACAAACTGGAAAGAGTTGTCGCGCAACGAGATCATCCAGTCCTACCTGAGCCGCCAGAGCAGCCTGCTCTCGTCGTCAGGCGCCCAGACCCCGGGCGCCCACCACTTCATGTCCGAGTACCTGAAGCAAGAGGAGAGCTCGCGGCGGGGCGCCAGCCAAACGCACGTGCTGGCGCCCCATAGCCCACCCTCGCACCTCCCCGGGGTCACCCGGGAGGTCACGCAGGACGATCTCGTCAGAATCCAGGCCCACCCGTGGCCGGGGGTGAATGGGTGTCGGGACACACAGGGTAACTGGTATGACTGGACGCAGTGCATATCGCTGGACCCCCACGGTGACAACGGGCGGTTGAACATTCTGCCTTACGTTTGCTGGGACTGA
- the MED26 gene encoding mediator of RNA polymerase II transcription subunit 26 isoform X1, translating to MTAAPASPQQIRDRLLQAIDPQSNIRNMVAVLEVISSLEKYPITKEALEETRLGKLINDVRKKTKNEELAKRAKKLLRSWQKLIEPVHQNEAGLRGLVGATGAANGGAHNCRPEGVAAGGPPGTHDLKSRHDVQRLPGQRLDRMGGRKRRGDQRHPGLPPKAVKAGHEPLAPNSSPLPTNGISGSPESFPGPLDGGGHLGPEGSRLEPGEEKPGSKIPVHAVRPHTSSPPGPGKPPAPCLQTKAAALQQRDRGDESPGPPHHPRGPPRCSFSPRNSRPEGPLARQQSPSLPKGSVPSTSPRPQPLGTPQVPSPLPLAHPSTPPIRRLEPPPSAESPGRWLDQPEGQQRLGGLACKVGLLTDPPRAGFSPDSRADSDAASSGGSDSKKKKRYRPRDYTVNLDGQVAEAGVKPVRLKERKLTFDPMTRQIKPLAQKEPVQVASPAPSEPPRTERDRPEAKAGLQSPFEQTNWKELSRNEIIQSYLSRQSSLLSSSGAQTPGAHHFMSEYLKQEESSRRGASQTHVLAPHSPPSHLPGVTREVTQDDLVRIQAHPWPGVNGCRDTQGNWYDWTQCISLDPHGDNGRLNILPYVCWD from the exons ATCCGGAACATGGTGGCAGTGCTGGAAGTCATCTCCAGCTTGGAGAAGTACCCAATTACCAAAGAGGCCCTGGAG GAGACACGACTCGGGAAGCTCATCAACGACGTCCGCAAGAAGACAAAGAACGAGGAGCTTGCCAAGAGGGCCAAGAAGCTGCTGCGGAGCTGGCAGAAGCTCATCGAGCCTGTGCACCAGAATGAGGCGGGGCTGCGCGGGCTGGTGGGTGCCACGGGTGCGGCCAATGGGGGTGCACACAACTGCCGGCCGGAGGGCGTGGCAGCTGGCGGGCCCCCGGGCACCCATGACCTGAAGAGCCGCCACGACGTCCAGAGGCTGCCTGGGCAGAGGCTCGACCGGATGGGTGGCCGCAAGCGCCGGGGCGACCAGCGCCACCCCGGGCTGCCCCCCAAAGCCGTCAAGGCCGGCCacgagcccctggcccccaactCCTCCCCCCTGCCCACCAACGGGATCAGTGGGAGCCCTGAGAGCTTCCCAGGCCCCCTGGACGGCGGTGGGCATCTGGGGCCCGAGGGCAGCCGCCTGGAGCCGGGCGAGGAGAAGCCCGGCAGCAAGATCCCCGTCCATGCCGTGCGGCCACACACCAGCTCGCCCCCCGGGCCGGGCAAGCCCCCCGCGCCCTGCCTGCAGACGAAGGCTGCGGCACTGCAGCAGCGGGACAGGGGGGATGAGAGCCCAGGGCCCCCCCACCACCCCAGAGGGCCTCCCCGCTGCTCCTTCAGTCCCCGGAACTCACGGCCTGAGGGCCCCCTGGCCCGGCAGCAGAGCCCGTCCCTGCCCAAGGGCTCTGTGCCCAGCACCTCACCACGGCCCCAGCCGCTGGGCACACCACAGGTGCCGTCACCGCTCCCACTGGCCCACCCATCCACGCCCCCCATCCGGCGGCTGGAGCCGCCACCGAGCGCCGAGAGCCCAGGCCGCTGGCTGGACCAGCCCGAGGGCCAGCAGCGGCTGGGGGGGCTGGCCTGCAAGGTGGGGCTGCTCACAGACCCGCCGCGGGCCGGCTTCTCCCCGGACTCTAGGGCGGACAGCGACGCGGCCTCCTCGGGGGGCTCGGACAGCAAAAAGAAGAAGAGGTACCGGCCCCGCGACTATACCGTGAACTTGGACGGCCAGGTGGCCGAGGCGGGGGTCAAGCCCGTCCGGTTAAAAGAGCGGAAACTCACCTTTGATCCCATGACGAGACAGATCAAACCTCTGGCCCAGAAAGAGCCCGTGCAGGTGGCCAGCCCAGCGCCCTCAGAGCCGCCCCGGACAGAGCGGGACAGGCCGGAGGCCAAGGCTGGCCTGCAGAGCCCCTTCGAGCAGACAAACTGGAAAGAGTTGTCGCGCAACGAGATCATCCAGTCCTACCTGAGCCGCCAGAGCAGCCTGCTCTCGTCGTCAGGCGCCCAGACCCCGGGCGCCCACCACTTCATGTCCGAGTACCTGAAGCAAGAGGAGAGCTCGCGGCGGGGCGCCAGCCAAACGCACGTGCTGGCGCCCCATAGCCCACCCTCGCACCTCCCCGGGGTCACCCGGGAGGTCACGCAGGACGATCTCGTCAGAATCCAGGCCCACCCGTGGCCGGGGGTGAATGGGTGTCGGGACACACAGGGTAACTGGTATGACTGGACGCAGTGCATATCGCTGGACCCCCACGGTGACAACGGGCGGTTGAACATTCTGCCTTACGTTTGCTGGGACTGA